The Methylomusa anaerophila genome has a segment encoding these proteins:
- a CDS encoding ExbD/TolR family protein: MRIPRNPAKKARIEIIPMIDTMFFLLVFFMMATLSMTSQYSMPVNLPQAAGMPDQTRQVVTLTVTKDGKLFWDKEAMPSTAAVAARLAQQSKAGAQLAVIINADRSVEHGRVVELMDAIQQSGLAKIAIAVNHAGS, translated from the coding sequence ATGCGAATACCGCGCAATCCGGCTAAAAAAGCCAGAATTGAAATTATTCCCATGATCGATACCATGTTCTTTTTGCTTGTGTTTTTTATGATGGCCACCTTGTCGATGACCAGCCAGTACAGTATGCCGGTCAACCTGCCCCAGGCCGCGGGCATGCCTGATCAGACGCGGCAGGTGGTAACGCTGACCGTAACCAAGGACGGCAAGCTGTTTTGGGATAAGGAGGCCATGCCTTCAACGGCCGCGGTGGCGGCTCGCCTGGCGCAGCAAAGCAAAGCCGGGGCGCAGTTGGCGGTCATCATTAATGCCGACCGCAGCGTGGAACACGGGCGGGTGGTCGAACTAATGGACGCCATCCAGCAAAGCGGCCTGGCGAAAATCGCCATAGCCGTGAATCATGCCGGCAGCTGA